One stretch of Microbacterium terrae DNA includes these proteins:
- a CDS encoding GNAT family N-acetyltransferase, protein MAIEVRPATVFADVATLVGPKNPASNVCFCLSYRIPSKENQTLRGDERAERVRALCAEDPPPGVIAYDGDEPVGWAAVHPRADTHFGTFRKIPHIDDLEVWSLWCFRVRPGHRKKGVMHALVDGAVDFARERGAPAIEGYPVDNDGAKVDLTMAYVGTRRLFEQAGFEKAADTTSVLSGFPRVLMRLDLR, encoded by the coding sequence ATGGCGATCGAGGTGCGACCGGCGACGGTGTTCGCAGACGTGGCGACGCTCGTCGGGCCGAAGAATCCGGCGTCGAACGTGTGCTTCTGCCTGAGCTACCGCATCCCGTCGAAGGAGAATCAGACTCTGCGGGGCGACGAGCGCGCCGAGCGGGTGCGCGCGCTGTGCGCAGAGGATCCACCTCCCGGGGTCATCGCGTACGACGGCGACGAGCCGGTCGGGTGGGCAGCCGTGCATCCGCGCGCAGACACCCACTTCGGCACCTTCCGCAAGATCCCGCACATCGACGACCTCGAGGTGTGGTCGCTGTGGTGCTTCCGGGTGCGGCCGGGGCACCGCAAGAAGGGGGTCATGCACGCCCTCGTCGACGGCGCCGTCGACTTCGCGCGCGAGCGCGGCGCGCCCGCGATCGAGGGCTACCCGGTCGACAACGACGGCGCGAAGGTCGATCTGACGATGGCGTACGTCGGCACCCGCCGGCTGTTCGAGCAGGCCGGCTTCGAGAAGGCGGCCGACACGACCTCGGTGCTCTCCGGCTTCCCGCGCGTGCTGATGCGCCTCGATCTGCGCTGA
- a CDS encoding NUDIX hydrolase: MPTPDFVLDLRRKIGTDPLPLVGVTAVVVRGDQVLLGRRSDNGWLTPITGIVDPGEEPADAAARETLEEAGVICRVEHLAWVHQIPRITYANGDQADYLDLTFRCSWVSGEPFPADGEMTEVGWYDLATLSGVNSDMRSRLDAALADSSAARFEGGR, from the coding sequence ATGCCGACGCCCGACTTCGTCCTGGACCTCCGCCGCAAGATCGGCACCGACCCGCTCCCCCTCGTGGGGGTGACCGCCGTCGTCGTACGCGGCGACCAGGTGCTGCTCGGCCGACGCAGCGACAACGGCTGGCTGACGCCGATCACCGGCATCGTCGACCCCGGCGAGGAGCCGGCTGACGCGGCCGCGCGCGAGACGCTCGAGGAGGCGGGCGTCATCTGCCGCGTGGAGCACCTCGCGTGGGTGCACCAGATCCCCCGCATCACCTACGCCAACGGCGACCAGGCCGATTACCTCGACCTGACCTTCCGGTGCAGCTGGGTGTCGGGCGAGCCGTTCCCCGCCGACGGCGAGATGACCGAGGTGGGCTGGTACGACCTCGCGACGCTGTCAGGCGTGAACTCCGACATGCGCAGCCGCCTCGACGCCGCCCTCGCGGACTCCTCGGCGGCCCGCTTCGAGGGCGGTCGCTGA
- a CDS encoding RluA family pseudouridine synthase, giving the protein MESRSLPVPDGLDGTRVDAALAKMLGFSRTFAADVAEAGGVVMDGRTLAKSDKLRGGAWLDVSWAPKEEPRVIPVEVPDLRIVYDDDDIVVVDKPSGVAAHPSLGWEGPTVLGALAAGGFRIATTGAAERQGVVHRLDVGTSGLMVVAKTESAYTALKRAFKEREVEKIYHAVVQGHPDPLTGTIDAPIGRHPNHSWKFAVIPDGKDSVTHYETLEAFPGASLLEIHLETGRTHQIRVHMAAHRHPCVGDPLYGADPKLSARLGLIRQWLHAHELSFEHPATGEWVTFRSEYPADLAHALEVLRGD; this is encoded by the coding sequence GTGGAGTCGCGCAGCCTTCCCGTGCCCGACGGTCTCGACGGCACCCGTGTCGATGCCGCCCTGGCGAAGATGCTGGGGTTCTCGCGCACCTTCGCGGCCGATGTCGCCGAGGCCGGCGGCGTGGTGATGGACGGGCGCACGCTCGCCAAGTCCGACAAGCTGCGCGGCGGCGCCTGGCTCGACGTGTCGTGGGCTCCGAAGGAGGAGCCGCGCGTCATCCCGGTCGAGGTGCCCGACCTCCGCATCGTGTACGACGACGACGACATCGTCGTGGTCGACAAGCCGTCGGGTGTGGCGGCGCATCCGTCACTCGGCTGGGAGGGTCCGACCGTGCTCGGCGCTCTCGCGGCCGGCGGGTTCCGCATCGCCACGACCGGCGCCGCCGAACGACAGGGCGTCGTGCACCGTCTCGACGTGGGCACGAGCGGCCTGATGGTCGTCGCGAAGACCGAGAGCGCCTACACGGCGCTGAAGCGCGCCTTCAAGGAGCGCGAGGTCGAGAAGATCTACCACGCCGTCGTGCAGGGCCACCCCGATCCGCTCACCGGCACGATCGACGCGCCGATCGGGCGGCATCCGAACCACTCGTGGAAGTTCGCGGTCATCCCCGACGGCAAGGACTCGGTCACCCACTACGAGACACTCGAGGCGTTCCCGGGCGCGTCGCTGCTCGAGATCCACCTCGAGACCGGCCGCACCCACCAGATCCGCGTGCACATGGCTGCCCACCGGCATCCGTGCGTCGGCGATCCGCTCTACGGCGCCGACCCGAAGCTTTCGGCCCGGCTCGGCCTCATCCGGCAGTGGCTGCACGCGCACGAGCTGTCGTTCGAGCACCCGGCGACGGGCGAGTGGGTCACGTTCCGGTCGGAGTATCCGGCCGATCTCGCGCACGCGCTCGAGGTGCTGCGCGGCGACTGA
- the lspA gene encoding signal peptidase II, translating to MPGRPPLRQAAAGTIIAILAVLVLAADQFTKHLALENLPYQQPVHIIGDFLIFYLTKNPGAAFSLGEEVTWIFTIALAAVAVAIVWLAATRVKSRLWAVALGLLLGGVLGNLTDRILREPGFAVGHVIDFINTPWMMPAIYNVADMFIVTMMIGVALLVLVGLRFDGTREQKVGDAVDDESATDAPPAGDADDAESGSASGRVSGSGSSDQDPSDTAASGPAKD from the coding sequence TTGCCTGGGCGACCTCCTCTTCGTCAGGCGGCGGCCGGCACCATCATCGCGATCCTCGCGGTGCTGGTGCTGGCCGCCGACCAGTTCACGAAGCATCTCGCGCTCGAGAACCTGCCGTACCAGCAGCCGGTGCACATCATCGGCGACTTCCTGATCTTCTACCTCACGAAGAATCCGGGAGCCGCCTTCTCGCTCGGCGAAGAGGTCACGTGGATCTTCACGATCGCGCTGGCCGCCGTCGCCGTCGCGATCGTCTGGCTCGCAGCGACCCGGGTGAAGTCGCGCCTGTGGGCGGTCGCCCTCGGGCTGCTCCTCGGCGGCGTGCTCGGCAATCTGACCGACCGCATCCTGCGTGAGCCCGGCTTCGCGGTCGGCCACGTCATCGACTTCATCAACACCCCGTGGATGATGCCGGCGATCTACAACGTCGCCGACATGTTCATCGTCACGATGATGATCGGGGTGGCACTGCTGGTGCTGGTCGGCCTGCGCTTCGACGGCACCCGTGAGCAGAAGGTGGGCGACGCCGTCGATGACGAGTCGGCGACGGATGCTCCGCCGGCCGGTGACGCGGATGACGCGGAATCCGGCTCGGCATCCGGACGCGTGTCCGGTTCGGGCTCGTCCGACCAGGACCCCTCGGACACCGCTGCGTCCGGCCCCGCGAAGGACTGA
- a CDS encoding DivIVA domain-containing protein: protein MALTPDDVVTKQFQHVRFKEGFDPDEVDDFLDEIVVEWRKTIAENEELKAKLAAYESGAAQAAPAPAPEPVAAPIAAPAPAPAASNPLMAEAGGAAASAGIIELAQRLHDEHVAEGVAQRDQLIADAKSQAASIVSEAETRGREELAKLDRERSTLEGRISELRNFERDYRAQLRSYIEGKLRDLETTATSSGATPVSAIGL from the coding sequence ATGGCATTGACCCCGGATGACGTCGTCACCAAGCAGTTCCAGCACGTCCGCTTCAAGGAAGGCTTCGACCCCGATGAGGTCGATGACTTCCTCGACGAGATCGTCGTGGAGTGGCGCAAGACCATCGCTGAGAACGAAGAGCTGAAGGCGAAGCTGGCGGCGTACGAGTCGGGCGCGGCGCAGGCTGCTCCGGCACCGGCCCCCGAGCCCGTCGCGGCACCGATCGCGGCTCCCGCACCGGCGCCGGCCGCCTCGAACCCGCTCATGGCCGAGGCAGGCGGCGCAGCCGCATCGGCGGGCATCATCGAGCTCGCTCAGCGCCTGCACGACGAGCACGTCGCCGAGGGCGTCGCCCAGCGCGACCAGCTCATCGCCGACGCCAAGTCGCAGGCCGCATCGATCGTGTCGGAGGCCGAGACGCGCGGCCGCGAAGAGCTGGCGAAGCTCGACCGCGAGCGCTCGACCCTCGAGGGCCGCATCAGCGAGCTCCGCAACTTCGAGCGTGACTACCGCGCACAGCTGCGCAGCTACATCGAGGGCAAGCTGCGTGACCTCGAGACCACGGCGACGTCTTCGGGCGCCACGCCGGTCTCGGCCATCGGTCTCTAG
- a CDS encoding YggT family protein — MAVVQLIASILNFALLLYVFVLLARLILEWIPFFNREWRPQGAGLVAAEAVFTITDPPIKLFRRFIPPLRLGAIAIDFGFALTMLACFILLSITRAIAA; from the coding sequence GTGGCAGTCGTTCAACTCATCGCCTCGATCCTCAACTTCGCGCTCCTGCTGTACGTGTTCGTACTGCTCGCGCGGTTGATCCTCGAGTGGATCCCCTTCTTCAACCGGGAGTGGCGCCCGCAGGGCGCCGGCCTGGTGGCGGCCGAGGCCGTCTTCACCATCACCGATCCCCCGATCAAGCTCTTCCGCAGGTTCATCCCTCCGCTGCGGCTCGGCGCGATCGCGATCGACTTCGGCTTCGCGCTGACCATGCTGGCGTGCTTCATCCTGCTCAGCATCACCCGCGCGATAGCCGCCTGA
- a CDS encoding cell division protein SepF, with protein MSNPLKKTMVYLGLADEEEVYEEPAPQPRARKTEAVVEKAAPVTPIHRPAVVRQPTPAPVSEILTVHPKQYRDAQVIAENFRDGIPVIINLSQMSDADARRLIDFASGLSLGLYGRIERVTSKVFLLSPENVAVSGDGGVAQADGDAVPFAQP; from the coding sequence ATGTCGAACCCGCTCAAGAAGACCATGGTGTACCTGGGTCTCGCAGACGAGGAAGAGGTCTACGAGGAGCCGGCGCCCCAGCCGCGCGCCCGCAAGACCGAGGCCGTCGTCGAGAAGGCCGCACCGGTGACGCCGATCCACCGCCCTGCTGTGGTGCGTCAGCCCACGCCGGCCCCGGTGAGCGAGATCCTGACGGTGCACCCCAAGCAGTACCGTGACGCCCAGGTCATCGCTGAGAACTTCCGCGACGGCATCCCGGTCATCATCAACCTCTCGCAGATGAGCGATGCCGACGCGCGCCGCCTCATCGACTTCGCGAGCGGTCTGTCGCTGGGTCTCTACGGTCGCATCGAGCGCGTCACCAGCAAGGTGTTCCTGCTCTCGCCCGAGAACGTGGCGGTCTCCGGCGACGGCGGCGTCGCGCAGGCAGACGGCGACGCGGTTCCGTTCGCGCAGCCGTAG
- a CDS encoding YggS family pyridoxal phosphate-dependent enzyme, with protein MDLATRLAEVDTRIADAARSAGRDPGEITRIVVTKFHPASLVEELYALGVRDVGENRQQELSAKIAEIGPRDGLTWHFIGQAQTNKARAVRGAASVVHSVDRARLADALHAAGEGAPVLDVLLQVNLTDDAGRGGVAPGDVEQLAAHVAALPSLRVRGVMGVAPLDEPPAPAFARLRACAERLRTVVASADWISAGMTADFAEAIAEGATHLRIGSAITGPRPTRG; from the coding sequence GTGGACCTCGCCACCCGCCTGGCGGAGGTCGACACCCGGATCGCGGATGCCGCGCGCAGCGCGGGCCGCGATCCGGGTGAGATCACGCGCATCGTGGTGACGAAGTTCCACCCCGCCTCGCTCGTCGAGGAGCTCTACGCGCTCGGCGTTCGCGACGTCGGCGAGAACCGCCAGCAGGAGCTGTCGGCGAAGATCGCCGAGATCGGCCCCCGCGACGGGCTGACGTGGCACTTCATCGGCCAGGCGCAGACCAACAAGGCGCGCGCGGTGCGGGGCGCGGCATCCGTCGTCCACTCCGTCGATCGTGCACGGCTCGCCGACGCTCTGCACGCCGCGGGGGAGGGTGCGCCGGTGCTCGACGTGCTGCTCCAGGTGAACCTCACCGACGACGCGGGTCGCGGCGGCGTCGCTCCGGGCGACGTCGAGCAGCTCGCCGCGCACGTCGCCGCGCTGCCGTCCTTGCGCGTCCGCGGCGTGATGGGCGTGGCGCCGCTCGATGAGCCGCCCGCGCCCGCGTTCGCCCGCCTGCGGGCATGCGCGGAGCGCCTCCGCACCGTCGTCGCAAGCGCCGACTGGATCTCGGCCGGCATGACGGCAGACTTCGCCGAAGCGATCGCAGAAGGTGCGACACACCTTCGCATCGGTTCGGCAATCACGGGCCCGCGGCCCACACGCGGTTAA
- the ftsZ gene encoding cell division protein FtsZ, producing MSQNQNYLAVIKVVGVGGGGVNAVNRMIELGLRGVEFIAINTDAQALLMSDADVKLDVGRELTRGLGAGADPEVGRRAAEDHAEEIEEALRGADMVFVTAGEGGGTGTGGAPVVAKIAKSIGALTIGVVTKPFSFEGRRRQQQAETGVAKLKEEVDTLIVVPNDRLLEISDRGISMIEAFATADQVLLAGVQGITDLITTPGLINLDFADVKSVMQGAGSALMGIGSARGADRAIKAAELAVESPLLEASIEGAHGVLLSIQGGSNLGIFEINDAAQLVKEAAHPEANIIFGTVIDDTLGDEVRVTVIAAGFDGGEPQSRIEPMTASRVMSAPALPTTTAEEAASEPVAEREAEPVRVGAVVPDAPFDSAFGDDDLDIPDFLK from the coding sequence ATGAGCCAGAACCAGAACTACCTCGCCGTCATCAAGGTGGTCGGTGTCGGCGGAGGCGGCGTGAACGCCGTCAACCGCATGATCGAGCTCGGCCTGCGGGGCGTCGAGTTCATCGCGATCAACACAGACGCGCAGGCGCTGCTCATGAGCGACGCCGACGTCAAGCTCGACGTCGGTCGTGAGTTGACCCGCGGCCTCGGTGCGGGCGCAGACCCCGAGGTCGGGCGGCGAGCCGCCGAAGACCACGCGGAGGAGATCGAGGAGGCGCTGCGCGGCGCCGACATGGTCTTCGTCACCGCGGGCGAGGGCGGCGGAACGGGCACCGGCGGTGCTCCCGTCGTCGCGAAGATCGCCAAGTCGATCGGTGCGCTCACCATCGGTGTCGTCACCAAGCCCTTCTCGTTCGAGGGTCGTCGTCGTCAGCAGCAGGCCGAGACCGGCGTCGCCAAGCTGAAGGAAGAGGTCGACACCCTCATCGTGGTGCCGAACGACCGCCTCCTCGAGATCAGCGACCGCGGCATCTCGATGATCGAGGCCTTCGCGACGGCCGACCAGGTGCTCCTCGCCGGTGTGCAGGGCATCACCGACCTCATCACCACGCCCGGTCTCATCAACCTCGACTTCGCCGACGTGAAGTCGGTGATGCAGGGAGCAGGATCCGCGCTCATGGGCATCGGATCCGCGCGCGGCGCGGATCGCGCGATCAAGGCCGCCGAGCTCGCCGTCGAATCGCCGCTGCTCGAAGCCTCGATCGAAGGCGCGCACGGCGTGCTGCTGTCGATCCAGGGTGGTTCGAACCTCGGCATCTTCGAGATCAACGACGCCGCGCAGCTGGTCAAGGAAGCAGCCCACCCCGAGGCGAACATCATCTTCGGAACGGTCATCGACGACACCCTCGGCGACGAGGTCCGCGTCACGGTGATCGCTGCGGGCTTCGACGGCGGCGAGCCGCAGTCGCGCATCGAGCCGATGACCGCGTCGCGGGTGATGTCTGCGCCGGCACTGCCGACGACGACCGCCGAGGAGGCCGCCAGCGAGCCTGTCGCCGAGCGCGAGGCCGAGCCGGTGCGTGTCGGCGCCGTCGTGCCCGACGCGCCGTTCGACTCGGCGTTCGGCGACGACGACCTCGACATCCCCGACTTCCTCAAGTAA
- a CDS encoding FtsQ-type POTRA domain-containing protein, with amino-acid sequence MNATDVLGGLPIAPVSGPAASPAALVGDATATVIPITAAFDAETDATSAAPDAQDDADRQLGIRDVWRAARARRRALRAEVRRFTARQRRRRMIWIGVGASFLVLVLGTLGAAYSPLFAVEDIQVEGTSQLDETAVATALSSQIGTPLPLVDESAMKAALVTFPLIETYSLEARPPHGLVVRIVERTPVGVIQNAAGYSLVDGAGVVLSTSSEPPAGAPLITVTGGTDSDAFAAIGQVMRSLPESIAASVTAVGASSPDDVTLTLGGTNTEVVWGSAEESARKALVLETMMAARPPETVATYDVSSPDAVVVR; translated from the coding sequence GTGAACGCCACCGACGTCCTGGGCGGCCTCCCGATCGCTCCCGTCAGCGGGCCGGCGGCCTCGCCGGCGGCTCTCGTCGGCGACGCGACCGCGACGGTGATCCCGATCACCGCGGCGTTCGACGCGGAGACGGATGCCACCTCGGCGGCGCCCGACGCGCAGGACGATGCCGATCGGCAGCTCGGCATCCGCGACGTCTGGCGCGCCGCCCGAGCCCGTCGCCGCGCGCTGCGCGCCGAGGTGCGGCGCTTCACGGCGCGCCAGCGTCGCCGTCGCATGATCTGGATCGGAGTCGGCGCCTCGTTCCTGGTGCTCGTGCTCGGCACGCTCGGCGCGGCGTACAGCCCCCTGTTCGCGGTCGAGGACATCCAGGTCGAGGGCACCTCGCAGCTCGATGAGACCGCCGTGGCCACGGCGCTGTCGAGCCAGATCGGCACACCGCTGCCGCTCGTCGACGAGAGCGCGATGAAAGCCGCGCTGGTGACCTTCCCGCTCATCGAGACGTACTCGCTCGAGGCGCGGCCCCCGCACGGCCTCGTGGTTCGGATCGTGGAGCGGACTCCGGTCGGCGTCATCCAGAACGCGGCGGGATACTCGCTCGTCGACGGAGCCGGTGTGGTGCTGTCGACGTCGAGCGAGCCGCCGGCCGGTGCGCCGCTCATCACGGTGACCGGCGGCACCGACTCCGACGCCTTCGCCGCGATCGGACAGGTGATGCGATCGCTCCCCGAGTCGATCGCCGCGAGCGTCACGGCGGTCGGCGCATCCTCGCCCGACGACGTCACCCTCACCCTCGGCGGAACGAACACCGAGGTCGTGTGGGGAAGCGCCGAGGAGTCGGCGCGGAAGGCGCTCGTGCTCGAGACGATGATGGCAGCGCGCCCGCCCGAGACCGTCGCGACGTACGACGTCTCGTCGCCCGACGCCGTCGTCGTGCGCTGA
- the murC gene encoding UDP-N-acetylmuramate--L-alanine ligase, producing MIRPDLTLPIPDDIQAAHFIGIGGSGMSGLARMFLARGIRVSGSDRADSAVMRELAASGATVHVGHAAENLPTDADTVVHTGAIWPENPEFVLAKERGLHVIHRSQALHWLIGGRRLVSVAGAHGKTTSTGMIVTALRDLDADPTFVNGGVIAQLGVSSGTGSDDVFVIEADESDGTFLLYDTSIALITNVDPDHLDHWGTREAFFDAFARFGDAAREAVVISSDDAGARLVTERLTHERVITFGEAADAVVRVGDIVTEGPVSFSITHDGVTVDGRLPVPGAHNAINAAGAVAVLLTLGYGLEPAVRAVEGFAGTVRRFELHGVARGVSVFDDYAHHPTEVAAALAAARTVVGEGRIIAIQQPHTYSRTQEMYREFAEVLESHADHTVMLDVYGAREDPVEGVTGELVSGAFADASNVHFVADWQQAADYTATVAREGDYVITLGCGNVYQIIPQVLEALTRTAEHAGE from the coding sequence ATGATCAGACCCGACCTCACCCTCCCCATCCCCGACGACATCCAGGCCGCCCACTTCATCGGCATCGGCGGCTCCGGCATGTCGGGGCTCGCGCGCATGTTCCTCGCGCGCGGCATCCGCGTCTCGGGATCCGACCGCGCCGACAGCGCGGTCATGCGCGAACTCGCCGCGTCGGGCGCGACCGTGCACGTCGGGCACGCCGCCGAGAATCTGCCGACCGATGCCGACACGGTCGTGCACACCGGTGCGATCTGGCCCGAGAATCCCGAGTTCGTGCTCGCGAAGGAGCGTGGTCTCCACGTCATCCACCGCTCGCAGGCGCTGCACTGGCTCATCGGCGGGCGTCGCCTCGTCTCGGTCGCCGGCGCACACGGCAAGACCACCTCGACCGGCATGATCGTGACCGCGCTGCGTGATCTCGACGCCGACCCCACGTTCGTCAACGGCGGTGTCATCGCTCAGCTCGGCGTCTCGAGCGGCACTGGGTCCGACGACGTCTTCGTCATCGAGGCCGACGAGTCGGACGGCACTTTCCTGCTGTACGACACGTCGATCGCGCTAATCACGAACGTCGACCCTGACCACCTCGACCACTGGGGCACGCGCGAGGCGTTCTTCGACGCGTTCGCCCGGTTCGGCGACGCGGCGCGCGAGGCGGTCGTGATCTCGTCCGACGACGCCGGGGCGCGGCTCGTGACCGAACGCCTCACGCACGAGCGCGTGATCACCTTCGGCGAGGCGGCCGACGCCGTCGTCCGCGTGGGTGACATCGTCACCGAGGGCCCGGTGTCGTTCTCGATCACCCACGACGGCGTGACCGTCGACGGCCGCCTTCCGGTTCCCGGGGCGCACAACGCGATCAACGCCGCAGGCGCCGTCGCCGTGCTCCTCACCCTCGGCTACGGTCTCGAACCCGCAGTCCGGGCCGTCGAGGGCTTCGCAGGAACCGTGCGCCGCTTCGAGCTGCACGGCGTCGCCCGCGGCGTCAGCGTGTTCGACGACTACGCGCACCACCCGACCGAGGTCGCGGCGGCCCTCGCGGCCGCCCGCACCGTCGTGGGTGAGGGGCGCATCATCGCGATCCAGCAGCCCCACACCTACTCGCGGACGCAGGAGATGTACCGCGAGTTCGCCGAGGTGCTCGAGTCGCATGCCGACCACACGGTGATGCTCGACGTCTACGGCGCGCGCGAGGATCCCGTGGAGGGCGTCACCGGCGAGCTCGTCAGCGGAGCCTTCGCCGACGCCTCGAACGTGCACTTCGTCGCCGACTGGCAGCAGGCCGCCGACTACACCGCCACGGTCGCACGCGAGGGCGACTACGTGATCACCCTCGGCTGCGGCAACGTGTACCAGATCATCCCGCAGGTGCTCGAGGCGCTCACGCGCACGGCCGAGCACGCGGGGGAGTAG
- a CDS encoding GntR family transcriptional regulator produces MIVIDPASHVPPFEQLRAGLVDAVSTGELSAGARLPTVRRLAEDLGVAPGTVARAYRELESAGVIETRGRNGTFVSLDADPARAQARRAALAFAEQIQALRLDADEAIEMVADALRGGAAPAS; encoded by the coding sequence ATGATCGTCATCGACCCCGCCTCGCACGTTCCGCCGTTCGAGCAGCTTCGCGCGGGTCTCGTCGACGCGGTCTCGACCGGTGAGCTGAGCGCCGGCGCCCGATTGCCGACCGTGCGCCGGCTGGCCGAGGACCTCGGCGTCGCGCCGGGGACCGTCGCGCGCGCCTACCGCGAGCTCGAATCGGCCGGCGTCATCGAGACGCGCGGGCGCAACGGCACCTTCGTCTCGCTCGACGCGGATCCCGCCCGCGCCCAGGCGCGGCGCGCGGCGCTGGCGTTCGCCGAGCAGATCCAGGCCCTGCGGCTCGACGCCGACGAGGCGATCGAGATGGTCGCCGACGCGCTCCGCGGAGGCGCTGCCCCGGCATCCTGA
- a CDS encoding UDP-N-acetylglucosamine--N-acetylmuramyl-(pentapeptide) pyrophosphoryl-undecaprenol N-acetylglucosamine transferase — protein sequence MTTYLLAGGGTAGHVNPLLAVADGLRDREPGAEVLVLGTREGLEARLVPERGYELLIVDKVPFPRRPNGAAVAFPSRFTRAIAQVREHIRTRGVDVVVGFGGYASAPAYVAARRENVPFVVHEANAKPGLANVLGARRAARVGVAFEGTPLKGSRVVGMPLRREIVELDRPAVRAAAAEHFGLDADRPVLLVFGGSLGAKRLNEAFGDGHGAAWRDVLDAGWQLVHVTGERSELVDPEVNGYALRRYVDRMDLAFALADFIVSRAGAATVSEISALGIPAVYVPYAVGNGEQALNASSAVRAGAAILIPDAGFTGDRVRDEVVPLLADATRRAAMTAAAASAGTRTGTENVIALIDGALGA from the coding sequence ATGACGACGTACCTTCTGGCCGGCGGCGGGACCGCGGGCCACGTGAACCCCCTGCTGGCCGTCGCCGACGGACTGCGCGACCGGGAGCCGGGCGCCGAAGTGCTGGTTCTCGGCACCCGCGAAGGGCTGGAGGCCCGCCTCGTGCCCGAGCGCGGGTACGAGCTGCTCATCGTCGACAAGGTGCCGTTCCCGCGCCGGCCGAACGGCGCAGCGGTCGCCTTCCCGTCACGCTTCACCCGGGCGATCGCGCAGGTGCGCGAGCACATCCGCACCCGCGGGGTCGACGTCGTGGTCGGCTTCGGCGGGTACGCATCCGCCCCCGCGTACGTCGCCGCGCGCCGCGAGAACGTGCCCTTCGTCGTGCACGAGGCCAACGCCAAGCCCGGCCTCGCGAACGTGCTCGGCGCCCGCCGGGCAGCGCGCGTGGGCGTCGCCTTCGAGGGCACCCCGCTGAAGGGCTCGCGCGTCGTCGGCATGCCCCTTCGCCGCGAGATCGTCGAGCTCGACCGTCCCGCCGTGCGCGCCGCGGCCGCCGAGCACTTCGGGCTCGACGCCGACCGTCCGGTGCTGCTCGTCTTCGGGGGATCGCTCGGGGCGAAGCGCCTGAACGAAGCATTCGGCGACGGCCACGGCGCCGCATGGCGCGACGTGCTCGACGCCGGCTGGCAGCTCGTGCACGTGACGGGCGAGCGGTCGGAGCTCGTCGATCCGGAGGTGAACGGCTACGCGCTGCGCCGCTACGTCGACCGGATGGACCTCGCCTTCGCCCTGGCCGACTTCATCGTCTCGCGAGCGGGTGCCGCGACCGTGAGCGAGATCAGCGCCCTCGGCATCCCCGCCGTCTACGTGCCGTACGCGGTCGGCAACGGCGAGCAGGCGCTGAACGCGTCATCGGCCGTGCGCGCGGGCGCCGCGATCCTGATCCCGGATGCCGGTTTCACAGGAGACCGCGTGCGCGACGAGGTCGTGCCGCTGCTGGCGGATGCGACCCGCCGCGCCGCGATGACCGCGGCCGCTGCATCCGCGGGCACCCGCACCGGCACCGAGAACGTCATCGCGCTGATCGACGGGGCCCTGGGCGCCTGA